Genomic DNA from Melospiza georgiana isolate bMelGeo1 chromosome 3, bMelGeo1.pri, whole genome shotgun sequence:
CAGTTGTGTGGTTTCCCTCATCTGGATGCAGTTTAACTTGTTTTAAAAGTGACTCTACTAAACAGCTCCATTCTATGcttacaaaattatttaaaatcttgTGCCCCATTGAAATGTTCTCTTGGTCTCAGGGGTTGTTTTTGCCCATGGTGAAAACTGGAAGGTGATGAGAAGGTTTACCCTCACAGCCCTGCGAGACTTTGGGATGGGCAAAAAGGCCATTGAGGATCGGATTGTGGAGGAGTACGGGCACCTGGCAGAGTCCATCGCCTCCCAGGAAGGTGGGTGGCTCTCAGCACCTCTGCTGGCCACAGTGACTCTGAGATATGCACAAGCTTctctttcccagcctggctgtcaaaggaggagtcaggattcttttGTTCtcgttctcaaggttgtttattattttttattttttatctataacattctttctctgacccgctgaggtctgtctggcaggttgggttgaggcacactgaTTGCCTTGGGACagtgttaatattttttataaaaaactacatgtacattatttaccataacttcccaatccctatcacctatgttagacagtgagtttcTACCTTAAACCAACCCagaagtgccaacatcacagcagaagatggaggccaagaagaagaaggagaaaggctggacacgcccagattcctccatcttggctTCTGAAgtcccattctaaaaaccccaaaaatctatttttcaccctgtgagaAACtttattattctacttaaactttcttgtcttgtaattcttcatataaaggttggtaattgtttttccatgggtcaagatcaaaggcacaggggtcctGGGCTTtttgccaaggtctctgagccccccaggcaggggctcgagtcctccagggcagccagaggaatttcctgcgTTCCGACAGGTGGGCTGTTCATTCTGCAAACCCATGgcatcacagaatgatttgggtttaaagggaccttaaagctcatccagccccttccatgggcagggacaccttcccttacccaggctgctcccagccctgtccagcctggcctggaacacctccaggagtggggcagccacagcttctctgggcagcctgtgccagggcatcacTACCTCTAAGGTTTTGTCCAAGTATGCAAAGGCTTTTTGAGCCTTCTCAAGTTCAGATCTTTTTAGGAAATGTACACCAGTTTGATGAATTTGGCTCCTCTGGCATTTTTGTGTCCTGCTATGGCATTCTGACATTGGATAATAATCAGTGTTAGCAATCAATCATAAACAAATAgctatatttaataataaatttatatttacaaATTGCATCTCTTTATTACAATGTAACAAATTCTCTTGTTCCTTGTCTAGGAAATCCCATTGATGCCAGCAAAATAATTAATGCAGCAGTTGCTAATATAATTGTGTCAATACTGCTTGGAAAACGATTTGACTACAAAGACCCCAGATTTGTGAGACTTGTAACTATGACCAATGAAAACATGAGGCTTGCTGGGAAACCTTTGGTTACGGTAATGATTCACATGTTTATGTTGCTGTTCCACTGCATGCCAATAGCAATACTGGTGATTAGTTTCTTCTATTAAACAGGAAAATCTGAGACTTTGAGAGATAATTGGTTTACAAAGCACTTTCTTAGACAAAAAACCCTTGAGAGACAGTTTGGGAATCATGAAGTCAACAATCAAGCCCCCAGTCTCTCAAAAACATATTCAAGATAGAGTTTGAAGAGTCCTAGTGAGTAAAAAATACCTTTGTATGTTTGCATGCAATGCTGCCACACACTGGATTGATTTATGTTTATCTaggttttgaaaaagaaaaaaaatgttagtgGAAGAGCTGgccaaaacaataaaaaaagttGCTGGCCAACATTTCCATCTGCCTGGTGGCAGCTTGAAGCTGTTTGAGCCTGATATCTACACTATTCcagaaaaatagtaattttaCAAGATTATTACATCTATTTGGTGGTTCTTGATGAGTTATCTACAATTCATCCACTCAGTTTTTCAAGTTCATAAGAACAAAATATCTTAAGTTTTTGACTTTGTATCTGCAAGGATGGCCAAACGTTGTTAATTTGTTTCTGTAGTGTTTTCAGAGCTCTGGCTGATAAACTCTCTCTAACAACTTCCACTCCCACAGATGTACAATACCTTTCCATACCTTGGATTCCTCCTAAGGGCAAACAAGGCTCTCCTTCGAAACAGAGATGAATTTCACGATTTTGTACGAGTTACTTTTGTAGAGTATCTCAAAAACCTGGACAAAAATGACCAAAGAAATTTTATTGATGCCTTCCTGGTTAAACAGCAGGAGGTAACTGAGTATTTTCTTGTTGATTCCATCTCTTATGATTCTATGAAGACATTTGGAATTTTCTTTCAGTCCTTACAATTACAGCTGAATTTCTTTAGGGAAGCTGTCTTTGAGAAAATACATATGACAAAGTGGTAGAGTTGAACAGATACTTCATGCTGTTGAAATTCCAACCTCTTTTAATCAGTGAACATTTatccttatttattttcttcagactgtataaatatatttaccAAGGCTGCATCTTTTtgtctgctctctctgctgtcCAAGTTCTTCTGGGTCTTTTGAATACATAACACTTTACAGAATGGAATCACTACCTGGGCTTTACTGGGACTTATTTGCGGTCTCTAATATGGTTGGGTCACCTTCCCCAAAGGCAGCTCCCTTTGCAGATGGTCCCAGTAAATACAAAGATAGGTCAACACTCTTCTCCAGGCACAAGCCCAAAGCTCTTCCTTGTCTTTCACACTTCTTTAAAATACAGGATTTATATCTTGGCAAGTACTTATCTacataaactgcatttttactTGGGAAAGTTTTGAGTTTTCAACCTTTTATCTCAACATCTTTTTTCAGGAGAAATCCACTACCAATGGTTATTTCCATAATGACAACTTGCTAAGCTTGGTGAGCAATTTGTTTACTGCTGGTGTTGAGACCATTTCCACCACACTAAACTGGGGCTTTCTGCTGATGCTAAAGTACCCTGAAATCCAGAGTAAGTGGTTTAATGATAGATACTGTTACACCCAGGGAATAAGTGACCAAACAGGAACCTGGAGGATCAACACATCAGCACAACATAATAGGCCAAGTTACAAAAAGCTGAGATTTCTAGCCAATTATTGTCTCTGTGCCCTCTGGTTCAGACCCAGTGGGGCAGAGTTCATACAGGCCAGGCCCTCTGCTTAGGGAAATCTCATTAATTAGTAAGTAAAGAGCTGTCCTGTGTTGGTCAATGATTCTATTCCAAGTTTCCCTCAGGACCTGTCAATAAACCAAAGGTCTGTGCAGATGTTAAATGAACTGTACTAAGGCTTTAGGGGCCTGAGAAGATTCATGGAATTGCCTTTGTCTGGCAGCTCCATTCCAGCTGATGGCACAGGGTTGTTTGAAGTCAAATGGGGTTTTTGAGACAACCCTTAGGCAGACGATAGATCTTTAGACAGAAGAGATGACAgaagaaaatagatttttagacagaagagaaaaaaaagtctttaggTTTCTTGTTGATAAAGAATCAATCAAACACTGTCGTCCTGTTCACCTCCCAttatttctgaaaggaaaaaaagatttttggaGAATTTATGATTTTTACTCCAGATCTATTATACTTTACATCAGTAAAGCACACTGTGTCTCAGGGGTGAATGAGTCCTTGCATCTTAAGAGTTGATTCTTTCTTCAGAAAAGGTCCAAGATGAGATAGAGCAAGTGATAGGATCCAACCCCCCGCGGATCGAGCACCGAGCTCAGATGCCATACACAGATGCTGTCATCCATGAAATTCAGAGGTTTGCCAATATCCTGCCACTGGATTTGCCTCATGAGACTGCTGCAGATGTCACCCTCCAAGGCTACTTCATCCCCAAGGTGAGATGCCTACAGGATTGCTTCTTTTAACATCTCTTCTTTCTAAATTTGTCCACGAATTCATTCCACTGTCCTATTTTGCAGGGAACCTACATCATCCCTTTACTGACCTCAGTCCTGAAAGACGAGTCACAGTGGGAGAAACCAGACATGTTCTACCCTGAGCACTTCCTTGACGCCAATGGGAAATTTGTGAAGAAAGATGCTTTCATACCTTTCTCAGCAGGTGCTTTCTCTTTTACATTTACACAGAACACATAGCAAAGATGCTTCTGTGCAttcctgtttcctttttccatgttccttttaaaaagttacaaaaaaatGTCAGCTGGGTCAAGTTTTCATAAAGTGTgacaacaaaaaatcccaaaattctgTGTAAAATCAAAGGACAGAAGGGGCTTGCCCTTTGAGGCTTCCCCAGTGTGACATTCACCTGAATTTACACACCTACACCATTTCCCAAATCATGGGAGATTCCAATCCTGCTCCTTCTCTGGCATTTCTCCTGCTTTGCTGGCTCTGTAATTGCTCTTTTCAAGTTCCCATACATCAGTCTCTGGCTAATTTATCTGTCATATCCACAACACCctccattttttttaatcaaccCTATTTGTATATTTTCAACTCTGTATGATCTTTGAATAAGATTTTTTCTTGTCACACTCACCATCCAGTAcattgtattttttctttctttttcttctttctttttagaaGAACTTATGACACTTCCAGTTCCCAGGTCTTCTTTTCCAGACTTAAGCCTAGACATCCCAGCTGAAGCACATCCAGGGAATGTCAGGTCTGGGCATTCCCTGGAGAGTTTATTTCATATCACAGCCATTTTCAGTCACACAAGCATGTTAAAACCAAATTTTAGTTCAGCTTTTTGTTAGTTCTGGCCTTGAATCATCATGCTATGAATAAGGCAGCTTACTAGCTACTGGATTTGACAGGACTTATATTTACAGGACTTTTGAATATTCATAGAATATCTCCTCCACCTAGCTCCTCACCCCACTCTGGCCAGCATTTGTGAATCTTCAAGGAATTTGCTGACAAATTTTCGTACAAAAAATTGCCTATGAGTTGACTAATAGACCTAAAGTCTAGGCTAAACCAGTTGGGTTTGGAATGCAAAAATTCAGCCAAGTAGAAGAAAAATTGtgaaaatgaagtaaaaattcagattttattgAAAACTGGAGTTAAGGAATTCAGACTACATTTCCATACATTTCTCTCCAAATGCAAGCATTTAgacaagggaaaataaaaacccatcATCAGCTGGCTTTGGTATGGTACTTCTGAAGATCAAAATTCCTCTTTGTTAACTTGTACCCAAAAGTTTTTCAATACTGAAGAAGCAGCTCACCGATTCTCTTGTGGTCCTTTTGCCTTTTGTTCCAGGGAGGAGGATCTGTGCTGGAGAGACTCTTGCCAAAATGGagctcttcctcttcttcaccAGTCTCCTGCAGAGGTTCAACTTCCTCCTTCCACCTGGAGTTTCCAAGTCAGACCTGGACCTCAGTCCTGCCATTTCATTTAATGTCATCCCCAAACCCTATAAAATGTGTGCTGTAGCACGCTCCTAGAGCTCTAATCCACTGTGCTCCTAAAATGTTTAAATCACTTTTCCATGGCATCTGTCTTCTTAATTCTTTTACCAAAATAATAATCCATATTTCAATTAAGGTTTCCAGTACTTCTAAACGAAAGTggtgttcttttattttttgagagAGGGCAGAAATGGACCAGAAGTGTGAAGTAAATGATGGCTCATGGATTAATCTCTTAGATCACCTAATCTTGGTTAAATAATACAGGTCTTCAGCTTTCCTATTCTTGCTGCTATATTCACTGTTTGTTGAAAGCATATCTCAAAAAATGATCCCAAGTCCAGGTTTTCCCCAAAGACATATGGGCTATGAAGCTGTGCTTAGGTTGTACAAGGAGATAAATGCAGGATGTTCAGAGTTTGAGGCTGTCAGAACAGAAGGGCTGTTTGACCTTGGCAGGCAGCTGGGTTTGAAGCTGGACTGGATATCCTGATGTCCCCCAGTGCCTCAGTGCAGCTTCTTCCCTTAGCTCTTCTCCCTACCCCAGTTCCATGTGCAAAGAAATCACAGTTCTGTACTTGTAGATCACTTCTGAGGAAAAACCTTAAGCCAAGCTGACCTGAATCCAGGTCTTTAAGATTTTCTCTGAGTATTCCTTAAATGGATAAACTCAGTACAtaaaacatacacacacagaggaaaatgtCTTACCTATTAAAGCCAAGGTTTGTGAAATTGAAGTCTCAGGAGCTCCCAGGTCAAATCACACAACTGTGGCCACAGCTCCACACATACAGATCAACAGTGAACCTTCTGGAAGAGGCCTCAAATCTCATCAAAACCAACCATCTGATCATTCTGCAGCTCTGTCCAAGAGCATCCACCGTCAGGTAGAGCCAAGACCATCTCCTAAATGTCTGGATTTATGTTCCCTGGTTCATGTTACCCTGTTTATGTGTGCATGACAACCCCAAAGTAACAACACCCACAGCCAGCCTATCTTAAATCACCCagtgttggggaaaaaaattaaattaattatggCTTGCCTCTGTATCTATCCAGCACTGTAATGCAGCAGCTCATTCTTCAGTTATTATTTCAACTTCCTTGTGTGGAAGCTGAATTTGACTCCTACTCACTGCGCTTCTCCacactttcttttaaaaataaaaagctttcaaaaaggCAAAGGTCTCTATGTGGTTCAGGAAGTTCAAAACCCACACAGTAAATCACCCCTAATGAAAGCAAAGGAATATATCTTTACTTAACCATTTCCTAGCATGCAAGAAAATCTTTAATCCATGCTCTGGATTAAATAATTTTGGGGTAATGGTTATATCAGTAAATGCTCTCCTTGCCAAGTGATCACAAATTTGAGAAATACTTCTAAATAATTATATTCCTTTTCCTATGGTTCAGTATAAAGCAAATACTTAGTCTGGTTTTCCTGATCCTACATGGTTTAGGTAATCCTGTGAGGAGTAGAAAGCTGGACTCAGAGATCCTTACAGGTTCATTCCAACTTgagatattccatgattctaacTCCAGAGAGGCTTTCAAGCCCTCACAGAAGAGAGATAATTAGCTTTTGTCTCATTAAGAGTAGCAGCAGCTTGTAAACAGCAGAACAAGAGTTCATGAAGCAAGTCAGTGTAAAGAGTACTGCTATCTTTCACCAGGTAATTTACCAGAGAAGGTATTTCATGTTGTTTGATGTTGGTTTTTGTATTGAgtaatgaaaatgtaaaaaaaaatttaatttgattaaaattattccattttctTCAATTGAGGATTTTTGCTAAAAAATAGTAAGAAAGTTGAACGGGGGACTTATAAGTGAGTATTAGATAAGCTTATTTTTACTACCTGTTTCAGGTTTAAACTCTCAAATAAAAACTACTTTGGTAGAAGACACAGCCTTCAGTGATTTACAGCTAAAGAAGTGCAAATAGAATGAAATAGTTTCCTTATTCTGTAAAAAACACCCAAATAACCCAGGatccatttccttcccttttcctatGACAGGATACATCATCATTAGAAGTCATCACAGgtcaaaaaaatcccaaaaaatctcCAGAGATGACTTAAATCACTTAAGTCCCAAAATGTATCTACAAATTTATATACCAATGTtaatagaaaatgttttaaCAGAAATGCAGCAGTCACAAGAGGAAGGCCATTAGGAAGAAAGCAGATTCCATCCAAACTCAGCATGGAGACTCCACATATTTTGATTTCTCAAAGCAAATCCACCTTCTCATAGGCCTTTTCAGTAAGGGTTAACAAGTTCTTCAAGTCAGCTGACTGCTGAATAGCATTCATATCCCTTAAAAGGTCCTTCTGATTCTTTACCTTCAGAATTTCCTCCTAAAGAAGGAAAGAATCATAgataacaaataaaaaaaacagcttttctctAGCCCAACAGGAATTTCACCTTCATGCAGCCCAGCTACAGCTTAAACAAAAAATGATTCAAAGTCGCAGAATGAGTCTTCCCTCCAGCCATTATAGATATATTTCACAAATGGCAAGTTCCCTAGGGCCATAGAGTTTCTAGGAAAAGACAGGTGATGTTTTAAATCATAAgatcacagaattgtttgggttggaagggaccttaaagatcagcttgttccaagcccctgccatgggcagggccaccTCCCACACggttccactatcccaggctgctcagagccccatctaccctggccttgaacacttccagggatcagGAGGGTTTTTAGAGTTTTGTCCTGGTTTTAAATCAGAAGTATTTAGTTGTcaatgaaaagaacaaaaatataacacagaaaatgaaaatctattcaaattttctgaattttcagaaTTGCTCCCTCGGGCAGAGGTTAAGGGACAAAAGCACATTCTGTTGCCTTCCTCCTCATAACCAAAGTGCCTCtgaaaagacaaatatttattCCACACTCACCTGCAAAGTGGGTGCCTGAAAACTGCGCTTGGG
This window encodes:
- the LOC131080999 gene encoding cytochrome P450 2K4-like, translated to MGWNSSTSIGFVFILAFVSILKTAGFWNNDRRQNFPPGPRPLPIIGNLLLFDLKRPYRTYLELSKKYGPVFSVQMGHRKVVVISGYETVKEALVNQADAFAERPKIPIFEDLTKGNGVVFAHGENWKVMRRFTLTALRDFGMGKKAIEDRIVEEYGHLAESIASQEGNPIDASKIINAAVANIIVSILLGKRFDYKDPRFVRLVTMTNENMRLAGKPLVTMYNTFPYLGFLLRANKALLRNRDEFHDFVRVTFVEYLKNLDKNDQRNFIDAFLVKQQEEKSTTNGYFHNDNLLSLVSNLFTAGVETISTTLNWGFLLMLKYPEIQKKVQDEIEQVIGSNPPRIEHRAQMPYTDAVIHEIQRFANILPLDLPHETAADVTLQGYFIPKGTYIIPLLTSVLKDESQWEKPDMFYPEHFLDANGKFVKKDAFIPFSAGRRICAGETLAKMELFLFFTSLLQRFNFLLPPGVSKSDLDLSPAISFNVIPKPYKMCAVARS